Proteins found in one Cricetulus griseus strain 17A/GY chromosome X, alternate assembly CriGri-PICRH-1.0, whole genome shotgun sequence genomic segment:
- the Rps4x gene encoding 40S ribosomal protein S4 (The RefSeq protein aligns at 99% coverage compared to this genomic sequence), translating into MARGPKKHLKRVAAPKHWMLDKLTGVFAPRPSTGPHKLRECLPLIIFLRNRLKYALTGDEVKKICMQRFIKIDGKVRTDITYPAGFMDVISIDKTGENFRLIYDTKGRFAVHRITSEEAKYKLCKVRKIFVGTKGIPHLVTHDARTIRYPDPLIKVNDTIQIDLETGKITDFIKFDTGNLCMVTGGANLGRIGVITNRERHPGSFDVVHVKDANGNSFATRLSNIFVIGKGNKPWISLPRGKGIRLTIAEERDKRLAAKQSSG; encoded by the exons GCTCGTGGTCCCAAGAAACATCTGAAGCGTGTAGCCGCTCCAAAACATTGGATGCTGGATAAATTGACCGGCGTGTTT GCTCCTCGTCCATCCACTGGCCCTCACAAGCTGAGGGAATGTCTGCCTCTGATTATTTTCCTAAGGAACAGACTTAAGTATGCCTTGACTGGAGATGAAGTAAAAAAGATTTGCATGCAGCGCTTTATTAAGATTGATGGCAAAGTCAGGACTGATATAACCTACCCTGCTGGATTTATGG ATGTCATCAGCATTGACAAGACTGGAGAGAACTTCCGCCTGATCTATGACACCAAGGGTCGCTTTGCTGTTCATCGTATTACATCTGAGGAGGCCAAG TACAAGTTGTGCAAAGTGAGAAAGATCTTTGTGGGCACAAAAGGAATCCCACATCTGGTGACCCATGATGCTCGAACTATTCGATACCCTGATCCCCTCATCAAGGTGAATGACACCATTCAGATTGATTTGGAGACAGGCAAAATAACTGACTTCATCAAGTTTGACACCG GTAACCTGTGTATGGTGACTGGGGGTGCTAACTTGGGAAGAATTGGTGTGATCACCAACAGAGAGAGACATCCTGGCTCTTTTGATGTGGTTCATGTGAAAGATGCCAATGGCAACAGCTTTGCCACCCGGCTTTCCAACATTTTTGTTATTGGCAAG GGCAACAAGCCATGGATTTCTCTTCCCCGAGGAAAAGGAATCCGCCTCACCATTGCTGAAGAGAGAGACAAGAGGCTAGCAGCCAAACAGAGCAGTGGGTGA